In the Trichoderma atroviride chromosome 4, complete sequence genome, AACGTGTATCCGACATTCGAGCGCCACGTCCCCCCTCCTGCAACAGTCTCGTTCGTTGCTTTTGACCAGGGCAACTCCTCCCCCAAATTTACTCGACTCACGCTAAACAATATTCCGACAACGTCCGAGGGCCTACACGCGACCGGTCTGCCTCTTGGTATGCTCATTCAGCCCCTGGCTCCTCTCCAGGCCGGCGAAGCAGAAATTCCCGTTCTGGACTATGGAGAAGCCGGCCCACCACGTTGCCGAAGATGTCGAGCCTACATCAACCCCTTCATGATGTTCCGATCTGGCGGCAACAAGTTTGTGTGCAACCTTTGCTCATACCCCAACGACACGCCACCAGAGTATTTCTGCGCCATCACCCCCCAAGGAGTGCGGCTAGACCGAGACCAACGACCGGAGCTTCACCGAGGCACTGTCGAGTTTGTTGTCCCCAAGGAGTACTGGACCAGAGAGCCGGTTGGCCTCCGGTGGCTGTTTGTCATCGATGTCACTCAAGAGTCATATAACAAGGGCTTCGTAGAGACATTCTGTGAAGGTATTCTCTCAGCACTGTACGGaggagacgatgaagaaaaggatgAGAACAATGAGCCGAAGCGAAGGATACCCGAGGGAGCCAAAGTTGGCTTCATCACATACGACAAGGACATTCATTTTTACAACATCAATGTAAGTGGACAATGCCAAATGACGGAGTGATTTATACCGGCCTGCTGACATTGGGAATTTCCAGCCACAGCTTGACCAGGCCCATATGATGATTATGCCCGATTTGGAGGATCCATTCCTTCCTCTCGGCGAGGGACTCTTTGTTGACCCCTACGAATCAAaagccatcatcacctcTCTGTTAACTCGTCTTCCTGAGATGTTTTCCACCATTAAAAACCCAGAGCCTGCTCTGCTTGCCACGCTCAACTCCGCCGTGGCTGCGCTTGAGGCAACAGGAGGCAAGGTCATTTGCTCTTGCTCTAGTTTGCCAACTTGGGGCCCTGGTAGGCTGTTCATGCGTGATGACGGCAACCACCCtggcggcgagctggacaagaagcTGTACACGACGGAGCATCCTGCATGGAAGAAGGTCGCCGAGAAGATGGCCTCGTCAGGAATTGGCATTGACTTTTTCCTTGCCGCGCCGTCTGGTGGTTATCTGGACGTTGCCACCATAGGCCATGTTGCCGCAACGACTGGTGGCGAGACTTTCTACTACCCCAATTTCATCTCTCCGCGCGATGGACCCAAGCTATCAATGGAAATCACGCATGCCGTCACGAGAGAAACGGGCTACCAGGGGCTCATGAAGGTCCGCTGTTCGAATGGACTGCAAGTGGAGGGGTACCATGGCAACTTTGTCCAGCATACTTTTGGCGCCGATCTAGAAATTGGCGTCATCGATGCAGACAAGGCGCTTGGTGTATCCTTTAGTTATGACGGTAAGCTGGACCCGAAGCTGGATGCCCATTTCCAGACGGCTCTTCTCTACACTGCCGCTTCTGGCCAGCGGCGCGTACGATGCTCCAACGTCATTGCTAGCGTTAGTGATACGTCCAAGGAGTCAAGTACCAAGGAACAGGCCATTAGACAGTGCATGAAGTTTGCTGATCAAGATGCTGTTATTGGTatcttggccaaggaggcTAGCACGAAGCTTGCGACTACCTCGAGCAACCTCAAAGACATCAGAAATTGGCTGACAGAGCGGACAATCGATATCATGGCCAGCTACAGGAAGCACTCTGCAAACCAATACCCACCAGGCCAGCTAGTCATGcccgagaagctcaaggaatactgcatgtacatgttggGCCTCCTGAAATGCAGAGCGTTCAAGGGTGGTGTCGAGAACTCTGATCGGAGAGTCCACGATTTGCGCATGGTCAGGAGCATGGGACCTTTGGAGCTTAGCTTGTATATCTACCCCAGGATGATTGCTCTGCATAACCTTCAGCCCGAGGAAGGATTTGCAGACGCAGAAACCGGTCACCTCAAGCTGCCGCCTTCTATTCGGGCATCATTCTCGCGCGTCGAGCCCGGCGGTGTTTATTTGGTAGACAACGGACAGCAGTGTTTGCTGTGGCTCCACGCACAGACATCACCAAACTTGATTACCGACCTCTTTGGTGAAGGCCACGATTCGCTCAAGGGCTTGGACGCCTACACATCATCGTTGCCAGTGCTGGAGACCCATCTCAGCGCTCAAGTCCGCAATATCCTCGAGTTCTTGAAGAGCATGAGGGGATCAAAGGGTTTGACAATACAGCTGGCGCGCCAGGGGATCGACGGAGCAGAATACGAATTTGCACGAACATTGGTTGAAGATCGAAACAATGAAGCGCAAAGTTACGTTGATTGGCTCGTACACGTTCACCGGGGAGTGCAGCTTGAGGTATGTCTATCTAACAAATCCTTGTGCCTATTCCCATCCCTGTCAGAATTTAACAAGCTAACCCTGGTGTTTCTCAACAGTTGAGCGGACAGCGTAAgaaggatgatggagaagcaaCGGCTGTAATGGCTAACTTTGCGGGACTGAGGCCGTCGTACTGGTAAACAGCAGCCATTGCGTCGATTGTGATGCTATAAAAAGGAACCAAAAAAGTCGTGCATTATTTATTATTCGCTATTCATAAAGACGCTcggaaaggaagaaaagaggtgTCTAGCACCGCCAGTGTGGGGGAGCGTCTTTGTGAGGCGTACAATTTGGGTAAACTATGGTATAGCAAATGCCAACACAATAGGCCAATGCAAATTGCCCCCCATATCAAGCGTTAAAAGTAGCGGTCTTGATGTTTAATCTTTGTGGGAGACGCATACATCGTTGATGAGCGTGTACTGCGCTGCATTAAAACGTCACAAGTCTTGATTTAAACATATAGCCTTTGTTTTATATAGTACAAATGAACATAAAAACTTTTTCTTGATGTAATTAAATCTGAAGCGGCTTTGTGAGGGTGACGACCAGAGCGAAGTGTAGCTTTAGATTGCTTCCTAACAAGAAAAATCACCAGTCACTATAATCATCAGCTACACTTGAAAGAATGAGTAGTAGTTTGTTGAGGTAACGCAGGCAACATTCGATACAGGCGTCCCTGGCGGGTAGTAATTACATGTCAAGTCCAAGTCAGCTTTGCTTGTCGAGCATCAGAACTTTAGATATGGAATGAGGACATATTTTGGTAAAGGAGCATGCTAAAGTTGAAGTGATTCTTTTCACACTTTTGAGATTTGCATGCTGTGATCTGTTATAAGCTGAAATTAACCAGCTCAAtagcacatacgaccatatcCATTGGAATATACGGGATCCCGTCCGCTCTCCCAGAGTCaagccaatgagaggcagattagtagttgagtgggtgaccatcagcgaacaccggctgttgtatgtttttttctttttctttctttctttctttttttttttttttggcagcttcttttcttatcaATCATCCATATGAGTATAGTAAAAATAGATTTATGGATGAAGTTATATGGGTGACTGCAATGGCTGCTAAAAACTAGGAAACTTTTGTCAGGAACTCCAGAGCTTGATGATTTGCCCATCTAGTTCCAACGCCATCAGGCGACGAGTGGGTGTGAAGACAAGTGAATCAATATAACCATTGGGGTTGTTGAGCGTTTGTTGGCATTGACCCGTTGCAATGTCCCAGATCTGAATGTTGCGATACGTCGGAAATGCCACCAAGTTTGCACCAAACGAGAAGACGATGGAACcactattgctgctgctgcatcgcaGCGTCTGCCTACACTGGCCTGTTGCGACGTCCCAGATCTTGATACACTGATCTTCCGAGGTCGATGCAAGCAGCTTAGAATCGGACGAGAATACGACCGAGCTGATGGCTCCTTCATGGCCAATGAGGGTCCATTGGTGCTGACCGGTTGTAGCGTCCCATACCCTAATCGTCTTATCTCTTGAACCCGATGCTACCAACCTCGAATCAGACGACAAGGCTATCGTGTGGATAGAATCTTGGTGACCCTCAAAGGCGCGCTGAAGTTGGGCTCTGGTGGCGTCCCAGATGCGAACAAGATCATTACCATCTGAGCTTGCCGCCATCAGCCCAAAGTCAGGAGAGAAGACCACCGAACAGAACGGATCGCCGTGGTTCTCAATAGTATGCTGACACTGACCCGTCGTGGCGTCCCAgatcttgatcttgtcatGATTGAGTGTCGATATCAATAGCCTTGATGTGGACGACGACAATGCTATTAAATCTTGACCCTTGTTGCCGGCTTGGAATGTCTTTCGGCATTGACCTGTCGTGACATCCCAGATTCGGATCAAATTATCTCCTTGAGAACTGGATGCCACCAGCTCACAGtcaaaggagaagattgccGCGTAGACATCACTTGGGTGGTCCAGCAATGTGTGTCGGCATTCTAAATCATGGTTCAGTTCGtccggcgccggcggcatgATAGCCTCATGGCCGCTCTCTTTGGCCCATTGCCGGGGTGTCCACCCATTGTTATCGGCTGATTCGACATCCGCCTTACCCgtgcccagcagcaacttGACGATAGTCCCATGGCCGCTGGCGGCAGCCCAGCTAAGGGCCGTCCGACCAAACTTTCCGTCTTTCAGATCGACATCAATGCCGCTGACAGGGAGCAGAAGCTTCACAATGTCGACGTGTCCCTTGTCCGCAGCCGCAATCAGTGGCGTTCGGCCGTGCTCGTTCACCGCCGCCGTATCAGCGCCTTGTTCGAGAAGTGTCTGGACCATAAAAAcatggccatcttcagcagcctgtTGAAGCCGCATCTCACGACTTGCTTGGGTTGAGTTGGAGCTTGGCCCGTCATCTTTGCCGCTCTGGGGGCCGTCGGGGCCGCCTTCCATGTTCCCGGGCCCAGTGTCAACGTGAGAGTCTCTGTCACTGGCCATGAGCTTTTCGGAGCTctgcttctcatcctcctcccTTGACCGAGCGTTCTCATCAGGACCTTGCATAACGACATGAGAATTGGagccttataaaaaagaaaattggaagaggacaaggtTATGGAGGTCAAGACACACCAGACACGGAAGAGACTTCCTTTTTATTATCAACCCAAAGCGGCCGAAGGATTTTCTTTGCAGTCTGTATGAAGCCAGGAGGGAGGAAATCTAAGTCAATTAGTCTCAAGTCCTGTGTGGGCACTTAGAGAGACTGCTTGCCTTTGATGGCTTGCATCCTATCAACATCACTATCCGGCAGCACCGAAAGCAAAGCCTTTGCGTATGCCGCGGCCGTTGCTGCCGCGTATTCCTGCCAAACCTTGTTCTTGTGAGAATCGGCGTAGTCGCAAATGCCTCGGATGACAATGCATGGAAAGTCATTCATCAAACCCGCTGCCTCCATCTCAATACAAAGAACATTATTCTTGAAatctttcttcaacttgTTTCGAAGGATAGCGTCTTTGATGACTTGATTGCCCGAAGCAATGAGGCCATAGTGGACCACTAGATCCTCTCTTCTTGGTTGCCTCTTGAGAATCATTCTTGGATCGCATAGCCGGCAATCGTCCACCACATTTTCCTCTATATCCTTCTCCcatgcatcatcatcatcttcctcttccttttcaccgtcatcgtcatcatcgccatcatgcgTGTTGTGGCCCTTGCCGACGTGGGAATACTTTGACTTGTATAGCACATCCACGAGCTTGTCTGACTTGATATAGCCTGTCGGCACACCCTTTTTATGCTTGAGATCTTCAAGGTAATCGACAATCTTGGCACGAGACCCAGCCGGGTTGGTCTCAAACTTGCTCAAGGCCGTCAGAAGAGCCGTAGGCGGATCGTTCAAGCGGCCAGTCCGCTTAAACTCGCCCCCCTTTTCTGCCTTGCCCATATCCCATTGGATAACGCCTGGATCTCCATTCTTCGGGCAACTGACGACAACATCCCCGAGTCGAACATCTGGGGGAATGCCGCCTCCGATGCCGACCATTAGACCCACCTTGACATTAGGAAAAGTTGTAATCATCCGGGCCGCAACCGTTGCTGAGTTGTTATTGCCAATCCTGCCCATGGGCAGACAAGCAATGACGACATTGTGTTTACCAATCCTGCCAAGGACATATGCATTATGGTCGTTTAGCGGGTTTGGGAGATCCTCATGCGGATCGTCGAGCATGTAAAATGCCGCTGTCTGCTCCTTTGGCAATGCGCAGACCCATCCGATGGTATAATCCCCGTGAGTGAGGCGGATAGAGGTCACCTCGACCATGGCTGCTTTTGTTCTTTCAACACTTTTGTTCGTGGGATGGGAGAGATGTGATAAAGATGAGAGTGGTAGTAGTAAAGAA is a window encoding:
- a CDS encoding uncharacterized protein (EggNog:ENOG41); amino-acid sequence: MASDRDSHVDTGPGNMEGGPDGPQSGKDDGPSSNSTQASREMRLQQAAEDGHVFMVQTLLEQGADTAAVNEHGRTPLIAAADKGHVDIVKLLLPVSGIDVDLKDGKFGRTALSWAAASGHGTIVKLLLGTGKADVESADNNGWTPRQWAKESGHEAIMPPAPDELNHDLECRHTLLDHPSDVYAAIFSFDCELVASSSQGDNLIRIWDVTTGQCRKTFQAGNKGQDLIALSSSTSRLLISTLNHDKIKIWDATTGQCQHTIENHGDPFCSVVFSPDFGLMAASSDGNDLVRIWDATRAQLQRAFEGHQDSIHTIALSSDSRLVASGSRDKTIRVWDATTGQHQWTLIGHEGAISSVVFSSDSKLLASTSEDQCIKIWDVATGQCRQTLRCSSSNSGSIVFSFGANLVAFPTYRNIQIWDIATGQCQQTLNNPNGYIDSLVFTPTRRLMALELDGQIIKLWSS
- a CDS encoding uncharacterized protein (EggNog:ENOG41) → MVEVTSIRLTHGDYTIGWVCALPKEQTAAFYMLDDPHEDLPNPLNDHNAYVLGRIGKHNVVIACLPMGRIGNNNSATVAARMITTFPNVKVGLMVGIGGGIPPDVRLGDVVVSCPKNGDPGVIQWDMGKAEKGGEFKRTGRLNDPPTALLTALSKFETNPAGSRAKIVDYLEDLKHKKGVPTGYIKSDKLVDVLYKSKYSHVGKGHNTHDGDDDDDGEKEEEDDDDAWEKDIEENVVDDCRLCDPRMILKRQPRREDLVVHYGLIASGNQVIKDAILRNKLKKDFKNNVLCIEMEAAGLMNDFPCIVIRGICDYADSHKNKVWQEYAAATAAAYAKALLSVLPDSDVDRMQAIKGKQSL